In Rahnella variigena, one DNA window encodes the following:
- a CDS encoding glycosyltransferase family 2 protein: MADKKRLSVVLIARDEAGLLPECLESVAWADEIILLDSGSKDATQDVARSFGAKVFQNTDWPGFGKQRQLAQSYASGDYILMIDADERVTPELRQSIENVLKTPQENTVYSLGRSNLFLGRFMRHSGWYPDRVNRLYPSTFSYNDDLVHESLNTGSAAVVPLQGDLQHLTCRDLFAFQRKQLSYAQAWAEQRHQQGRKCSFFSVISHTLGAFMKTWILRAGFLDGKQGLILAGVNAQYTFNKYAALWALSHQLQK; encoded by the coding sequence ATGGCTGATAAAAAACGTTTATCTGTTGTACTGATTGCGCGTGATGAAGCCGGTTTGTTGCCGGAATGCCTTGAATCAGTTGCATGGGCGGATGAAATTATTCTGCTCGACTCCGGCAGCAAAGATGCAACTCAGGATGTCGCCCGCAGTTTTGGCGCAAAAGTATTTCAAAATACCGACTGGCCGGGGTTCGGCAAACAACGTCAGCTGGCGCAAAGCTATGCCAGCGGTGACTATATTTTGATGATCGATGCCGACGAGCGTGTAACGCCGGAATTGCGCCAGTCGATTGAAAATGTCCTGAAAACTCCGCAGGAAAACACCGTTTATAGCCTCGGGCGCAGTAATCTTTTTCTCGGAAGATTCATGCGCCACAGCGGATGGTATCCGGATCGCGTGAACCGGTTGTATCCTTCCACATTCAGTTATAACGACGATCTGGTTCATGAATCACTGAACACCGGGAGTGCTGCGGTCGTGCCATTGCAAGGCGATCTCCAGCATCTCACCTGTCGTGACCTTTTCGCTTTCCAGCGTAAACAGCTCAGTTATGCGCAGGCGTGGGCAGAACAACGTCATCAGCAAGGGCGTAAGTGCAGTTTCTTCTCGGTTATTTCGCATACGCTGGGGGCATTCATGAAAACCTGGATCCTTCGCGCTGGCTTTCTGGATGGTAAGCAGGGGTTGATACTGGCAGGCGTCAATGCACAATATACCTTCAATAAGTATGCCGCCCTGTGGGCACTCAGCCATCAACTGCAAAAGTGA
- the rpmG gene encoding 50S ribosomal protein L33, translating into MAKGVREKIKLVSSAGTGHFYTTTKNKRTKPEKLELKKFDPVVRQHVIYKEAKIK; encoded by the coding sequence ATGGCTAAAGGTGTTCGCGAGAAGATCAAGCTGGTTTCTTCTGCTGGTACTGGTCACTTCTATACCACCACGAAGAACAAGCGTACTAAGCCGGAAAAATTGGAACTGAAGAAATTCGATCCAGTTGTCCGTCAACACGTGATCTACAAAGAAGCTAAAATTAAATAA
- a CDS encoding glycosyltransferase family 4 protein, with protein MSDSADQTKNIRLAIVRQKYRPDGGAERFISRALEALNDQNIDLNIITRQWEGKPNPKWKIHICNPAKYGRVSREKGFAAAAQQCWKQEHFDIVQSHERIPGCDIFRAGDGAHRVWLEQRARVISPFQRFLTQISPYHRYVLQAEEAMFHSPELKKIICNSEMVKRDIMRCYGVDESRFEVIYNAIDSQKFIPATDEQRNASRETLSIPAGAVALIYVGSGFERKGLKPAIEAIAASDRYLIVVGQDKDQKKYESLAKQAGCLERVRFAGVQNNVIPFYHAADGMILPTLYDPFPNVILEAMACGLPVITSQTCGGAEFIREGHEGFVCDALDVAKLTEFVKKIPSRRENAEMGNAARERILPYSPKNLSQQLVALYYSLLA; from the coding sequence ATGAGTGATTCTGCTGATCAGACAAAAAATATTCGTTTAGCGATCGTCAGACAAAAGTATCGCCCGGATGGCGGTGCAGAGCGTTTTATATCCCGAGCGCTGGAAGCCCTGAACGATCAGAATATCGACCTGAACATCATCACCCGTCAGTGGGAAGGCAAGCCTAATCCGAAATGGAAAATTCATATTTGTAACCCGGCAAAATACGGTCGCGTTTCAAGGGAAAAAGGCTTTGCCGCAGCCGCGCAGCAATGCTGGAAGCAGGAACATTTCGATATAGTCCAAAGTCATGAGCGCATCCCGGGTTGCGATATTTTCCGTGCAGGAGACGGCGCACATCGCGTCTGGCTGGAACAAAGGGCACGCGTCATTTCCCCTTTTCAGCGTTTCCTTACGCAAATCAGTCCCTACCACCGCTATGTTCTGCAAGCCGAAGAAGCGATGTTCCATTCGCCGGAATTGAAAAAAATCATCTGTAATTCTGAGATGGTAAAACGCGACATCATGCGTTGTTACGGGGTCGATGAGAGCCGGTTCGAGGTTATTTATAATGCTATCGACTCGCAAAAGTTTATTCCTGCAACTGACGAGCAACGCAATGCCTCGCGCGAAACACTTTCTATCCCTGCCGGCGCTGTTGCCCTGATTTATGTGGGTTCAGGCTTCGAGCGTAAGGGGCTTAAACCCGCGATAGAAGCCATTGCCGCCAGTGACCGCTATCTCATCGTTGTCGGACAGGATAAAGACCAGAAGAAGTATGAATCTCTGGCGAAGCAGGCAGGATGTCTGGAAAGAGTCCGTTTCGCCGGCGTACAAAACAATGTTATCCCGTTCTATCACGCAGCTGATGGAATGATTTTACCGACGTTGTATGACCCGTTTCCTAACGTCATTCTTGAAGCGATGGCCTGCGGCCTTCCGGTGATCACCAGCCAGACATGTGGCGGTGCTGAATTCATCAGGGAAGGACATGAAGGGTTTGTTTGTGATGCGCTGGATGTGGCAAAACTCACTGAATTCGTGAAGAAAATTCCTTCCCGAAGGGAAAATGCTGAGATGGGAAATGCGGCCAGAGAGCGTATTCTCCCCTATAGCCCAAAAAACCTTTCACAACAATTAGTTGCACTTTATTACTCGTTGCTGGCCTGA
- the mutM gene encoding bifunctional DNA-formamidopyrimidine glycosylase/DNA-(apurinic or apyrimidinic site) lyase → MPELPEVETSRRGIEPYLKGHTILHAVVRNPRLRWPVSAEILALSDQPVLSVQRRAKYLLVELKTGWIIIHLGMSGSLRVLPEETEPGKHDHVDLVMDTGHVLRYTDPRRFGAWLWSSDLAASNVLAHLGPEPLSENFTADYLFEKCRTKKSPIKPWLMDNKLVVGVGNIYASESLFVAGISPDRPAHSLKRDEAELLVRTIKAVLLRSIEQGGTTLKDFLQSDGKPGYFAQELQVYGRAGELCRACGTPIESKKHAQRTTFFCPNCQR, encoded by the coding sequence ATGCCGGAATTACCTGAGGTTGAAACCAGCCGCAGAGGGATTGAACCCTATCTGAAAGGTCACACGATACTCCATGCTGTCGTACGCAATCCGCGTTTGCGCTGGCCTGTCTCGGCGGAGATCTTAGCGTTGAGCGATCAGCCTGTTCTGAGTGTTCAGCGTCGCGCTAAATATCTGCTGGTCGAGCTGAAAACCGGATGGATCATCATTCATCTGGGCATGTCTGGCAGTTTGCGCGTGTTGCCGGAAGAGACTGAGCCGGGCAAACATGACCACGTTGATCTGGTGATGGATACCGGCCACGTGTTGCGTTATACCGATCCGCGGCGTTTTGGCGCCTGGTTATGGTCTTCTGATCTGGCGGCCAGCAATGTCCTGGCGCATCTCGGTCCTGAACCGCTGAGCGAAAATTTCACGGCAGATTATCTGTTTGAGAAATGCCGTACGAAAAAATCACCGATCAAACCCTGGCTGATGGACAACAAACTGGTGGTCGGCGTGGGGAATATCTACGCCAGCGAATCCTTGTTTGTTGCCGGTATTTCACCTGACAGACCCGCGCACTCGCTCAAACGTGATGAAGCGGAGTTGCTGGTCAGAACCATCAAAGCAGTACTGTTGCGTTCGATTGAACAGGGCGGGACGACGCTGAAGGACTTTTTACAGTCAGATGGAAAGCCGGGATATTTTGCGCAGGAATTACAGGTGTACGGAAGAGCTGGCGAGCTTTGCCGGGCATGTGGTACGCCGATTGAGAGTAAGAAACACGCTCAGCGCACCACGTTTTTCTGCCCGAACTGCCAGCGCTGA
- the waaA gene encoding lipid IV(A) 3-deoxy-D-manno-octulosonic acid transferase: MNIFYNIIIYLIQPLIWIRLLLRSRKSPAYRKRWAERYGFCKGKVVSGGIMLHSVSVGETLAAIPLVRALRHRYPSLPITVTTMTPTGSERVQSAFGKGVHHVYLPYDLAGSVNRFLDEVNPKLVIIMETELWPNLISALHRRQIPLVIANARLSARSAKGYQKLGKFIRTILQRITLIAAQNQEDGERFLSLGLKRNQLAVTGSLKFDISVTPELAAKAIALRSQWASRRQVWIATSTHEGEETLLLEAHKELLKAHPNLLLILVPRHPERFPVACELTRKAGLSFIQRSSGEVPSSTTQVVIGDTMGELMLLYGIADLAFVGGSLVDRGGHNPLEAAAHAIPVLMGPHTVNFKDICAKLAQDDGLITVMDTASLVKEISTLLTDEDYRLYYGRHAVEVLHQNQGALQRLLHLLEPYLPVRSH, translated from the coding sequence ATGAATATTTTTTATAATATAATCATATATTTAATTCAGCCATTGATTTGGATCCGTTTACTGTTGCGCAGCCGGAAGTCTCCTGCATACCGTAAACGCTGGGCTGAACGTTATGGCTTCTGCAAAGGGAAGGTTGTGTCCGGTGGCATTATGCTGCATTCCGTTTCCGTGGGCGAAACACTGGCAGCCATTCCTTTAGTCCGCGCTTTACGTCATCGCTATCCTTCCTTGCCAATTACCGTCACGACAATGACCCCGACCGGCTCGGAGCGTGTTCAGTCGGCCTTTGGCAAAGGTGTGCATCACGTCTATCTGCCTTATGATCTGGCAGGATCGGTAAATCGTTTTCTTGATGAAGTAAACCCTAAGCTGGTGATCATCATGGAAACCGAGTTGTGGCCGAATCTGATCAGTGCCCTGCACCGTCGCCAGATCCCGCTGGTCATCGCCAATGCGCGCCTTTCAGCCCGTTCGGCAAAGGGATATCAGAAGCTGGGCAAATTCATTCGTACCATTTTGCAACGTATCACGCTGATTGCCGCGCAAAACCAGGAAGACGGTGAACGTTTCCTCTCCTTAGGCCTGAAACGAAATCAGCTCGCTGTCACCGGTAGCCTGAAATTCGATATCTCCGTGACACCTGAACTGGCGGCAAAAGCCATTGCGCTGCGCAGTCAATGGGCATCACGCCGTCAGGTCTGGATAGCTACCAGCACGCATGAGGGTGAAGAAACTCTGCTGCTGGAAGCACACAAAGAACTGCTGAAAGCGCATCCTAACTTGCTGCTGATTCTGGTTCCCCGCCATCCGGAACGTTTCCCGGTGGCCTGTGAACTGACGCGTAAAGCAGGACTCTCCTTCATTCAGCGCAGCTCCGGTGAAGTGCCATCCTCGACCACTCAGGTGGTGATCGGCGATACCATGGGCGAATTAATGCTGCTGTACGGCATTGCTGACCTGGCATTTGTCGGCGGCAGTCTGGTCGATCGCGGTGGTCATAACCCGCTTGAAGCCGCCGCACACGCCATCCCGGTACTGATGGGGCCGCACACCGTTAATTTCAAAGACATTTGCGCCAAGTTAGCTCAGGACGACGGTCTGATTACGGTGATGGATACGGCATCGCTGGTGAAAGAAATTTCGACCCTGCTGACTGACGAAGACTATCGTTTGTATTACGGGCGTCACGCCGTTGAAGTTCTGCATCAAAATCAGGGGGCATTACAACGCCTGCTGCATTTACTGGAGCCTTATCTGCCTGTCCGGAGTCATTAA
- the rpmB gene encoding 50S ribosomal protein L28, whose translation MSRVCQVTGKRPVSGNNRSHAMNATKRRFLPNLHSHRFWVEAEKRFVTLRVSAKGMRVIDKKGIETVLADLRARGEKY comes from the coding sequence ATGTCCCGAGTCTGCCAAGTTACTGGCAAGCGCCCGGTGAGCGGTAACAACCGTTCCCACGCAATGAACGCGACCAAACGCCGTTTTCTGCCGAACCTGCACTCCCACCGTTTTTGGGTTGAGGCTGAGAAGCGCTTTGTAACTCTGCGTGTATCTGCTAAAGGTATGCGTGTTATTGATAAGAAGGGTATTGAGACGGTCTTGGCCGATCTGCGTGCCCGCGGTGAGAAGTATTAA
- a CDS encoding GDYXXLXY domain-containing protein → MRTGNLRKWLAGLVILLALIAVNAGIWQKEQVLKQGAVMILQLAPVDPRSLMQGDYMVLNYAITRSLQQELYQQRQVCDSVPQTPCLPVSGKIIVAVNEHRQVTQARFDSGDPLKPDELRVNYHMNAGTLTVGTDAYFFQEGHGERFASARYGAFRVGEDGSALLTAMLDENGKMIQP, encoded by the coding sequence ATGCGAACCGGTAATCTGAGAAAATGGCTGGCAGGATTAGTGATACTGCTGGCGCTAATCGCAGTGAATGCGGGTATCTGGCAAAAAGAGCAGGTACTTAAACAGGGCGCGGTGATGATATTGCAGCTTGCGCCGGTTGATCCGCGCTCTCTGATGCAGGGGGATTACATGGTTCTCAACTATGCCATTACGCGTTCTTTGCAGCAGGAGTTATACCAGCAACGTCAGGTTTGTGATTCTGTTCCACAGACGCCTTGTCTTCCTGTCAGTGGCAAAATTATTGTGGCCGTTAATGAGCACCGGCAGGTCACTCAGGCGCGGTTTGATAGCGGTGACCCGCTGAAGCCCGATGAGTTGCGGGTTAACTATCATATGAATGCCGGAACGCTGACGGTGGGTACTGATGCTTACTTTTTCCAGGAAGGCCACGGTGAGCGTTTCGCCAGCGCACGTTATGGTGCATTTCGGGTAGGAGAAGACGGGTCGGCTTTACTGACCGCTATGCTGGATGAAAATGGAAAAATGATTCAGCCGTAG
- the coaD gene encoding pantetheine-phosphate adenylyltransferase, giving the protein MSTKAIYPGTFDPMTNGHLDIVTRAALMFDHVILAIAASPGKKPMFSLDERVALATQVTSHLDNVEVIGFSDLMANFAKAQGANVLVRGLRAVSDFEYEMQLANMNRHLLPTLESVFMMPSKEWSFISSSLVKEVARHGGDIAPFLPQVITQALMEKISA; this is encoded by the coding sequence ATGAGCACTAAGGCAATTTATCCCGGCACGTTCGACCCGATGACCAACGGGCATCTTGATATCGTCACCCGTGCGGCACTGATGTTTGACCATGTTATTCTTGCGATTGCGGCCAGCCCAGGCAAAAAACCGATGTTCTCGCTGGATGAGCGCGTGGCGCTGGCGACACAAGTGACGTCGCATCTGGATAATGTTGAAGTGATTGGATTCAGCGATCTGATGGCGAATTTTGCCAAAGCTCAGGGCGCTAACGTGCTGGTTCGTGGTTTACGCGCGGTGTCTGATTTTGAATATGAAATGCAGCTTGCGAACATGAACCGGCATTTACTGCCGACGCTGGAAAGCGTGTTCATGATGCCATCGAAAGAGTGGTCGTTTATTTCCTCTTCACTGGTCAAAGAAGTGGCACGACACGGTGGCGACATCGCGCCTTTCCTGCCACAGGTTATTACTCAGGCCCTGATGGAAAAAATCAGCGCCTGA
- the radC gene encoding RadC family protein: MTKRQEPWPGVMPPREKLLQLGAKELTDQELLAIYLRTGCRGLHVMELAKNLLEEFGSLHQLLMADFDAMARTKGMGVAKFSQLVAVSELSRRAYLRHLSAENAMLSPEVIREYLQNLLVFREREVFLVLFLDNQHRVIRHEEMFAGTIGHVEVYPREIVRGAMKVNAAALILAHNHPSGRAEPSLMDRKVTEQIIRACQLLEIRVLDHLVVGHGETVSFAERGWI; encoded by the coding sequence ATGACGAAACGACAAGAGCCCTGGCCGGGCGTGATGCCGCCGCGGGAGAAATTATTGCAACTTGGTGCAAAAGAGCTGACGGATCAGGAGCTGCTGGCGATTTATCTGCGCACCGGATGCCGGGGATTGCATGTGATGGAACTGGCAAAGAACCTGCTGGAGGAATTCGGTTCATTGCATCAGTTACTGATGGCCGATTTTGACGCGATGGCCCGCACGAAAGGGATGGGCGTCGCCAAGTTTTCCCAGCTGGTCGCGGTCTCCGAATTATCACGTCGCGCCTATTTGCGTCATTTGAGTGCTGAAAATGCGATGCTCAGCCCGGAGGTTATCAGAGAATATTTGCAGAATTTGCTCGTTTTCCGGGAAAGAGAGGTGTTTCTGGTACTTTTTCTCGACAACCAGCATCGCGTTATTCGCCATGAGGAGATGTTTGCTGGTACTATTGGGCACGTAGAAGTGTATCCCCGCGAAATTGTTCGTGGTGCGATGAAGGTTAATGCGGCAGCCCTAATTCTGGCGCATAATCACCCATCCGGTCGGGCTGAGCCCAGCCTGATGGACAGAAAAGTGACTGAACAGATTATTCGAGCGTGCCAGCTGCTTGAGATTCGTGTCCTCGACCATTTGGTTGTAGGTCACGGAGAAACGGTATCTTTTGCCGAGCGTGGTTGGATTTAG
- the slmA gene encoding nucleoid occlusion factor SlmA, giving the protein MAEKETTKRNRREEILQALAQMLQSSDGSQRITTAKLAASVGVSEAALYRHFPSKTRMFDSLIEFIEDSLITRINLILQDEKDTLNRIRLILLLILGFAERNPGLTRIMTGHALMFEQDRLQGRINQLFERIEAQLRQVLREKKMREGSGFISDETLLASQLLAFCEGMLSRFVRSEFKYKPTQDFDTRWPLISAQLQ; this is encoded by the coding sequence ATGGCAGAGAAAGAAACGACAAAAAGGAACAGGCGCGAAGAGATTTTGCAGGCGTTAGCGCAAATGCTTCAGTCCAGCGATGGCAGCCAGCGGATCACAACGGCAAAGCTTGCCGCCAGTGTAGGTGTTTCAGAAGCAGCTCTTTACCGTCATTTCCCCAGTAAAACGCGGATGTTTGACAGTTTAATCGAGTTTATCGAAGACAGTCTGATCACTCGTATCAATCTCATCCTGCAGGATGAAAAAGATACGCTAAACAGAATCCGTCTGATTTTGCTGCTGATTTTAGGATTTGCCGAACGTAATCCGGGATTAACCCGCATCATGACCGGTCATGCCCTGATGTTTGAACAGGACCGCCTGCAAGGTCGCATCAACCAGCTGTTCGAGCGAATCGAAGCGCAATTGCGTCAGGTTTTGCGGGAAAAGAAAATGCGTGAAGGCAGCGGGTTTATCAGTGATGAAACCCTGCTCGCCAGCCAGTTACTGGCATTCTGCGAAGGAATGCTGTCGCGTTTTGTACGCTCTGAATTCAAGTACAAGCCGACACAAGACTTCGATACCCGCTGGCCGCTTATCTCCGCTCAGTTGCAATAA
- the coaBC gene encoding bifunctional phosphopantothenoylcysteine decarboxylase/phosphopantothenate--cysteine ligase CoaBC produces MMTGLSGKHIVLGISGGIAAYKAPELVRRLRERGAEVRVVMTEAAKSFVTPLSLQAVSGYPVSDDLLDPAAEAAMGHIELGKWADLVIIAPATADLLARMNAGMANDLLTTVCLATAAPVAVLPAMNQQMYRAAVTQENLQSLAARGTLLWGPDSGSQACGDVGPGRMLDPLVIVDMANAHFSSRKDLAHLNIMVTAGPTREPLDPVRFISNHSSGKMGFSIAKAAAERGAQVTLIAGPVTQPTPPNVRRIDVESALEMQKAVQLSAGSQHIFISCAAVADYRAEIIADEKIKKQGDEITVKMVKNPDIVAGVAAMTENRPYVVGFAAETQNVEEYARQKRIRKNLDLICANDVSLAGQGFNSDSNALHLFWQDGDKILPLSDKSLLGQRLLEEIVSRYDEKNRH; encoded by the coding sequence ATGATGACGGGACTTTCCGGCAAACATATTGTGCTCGGTATCAGCGGTGGTATCGCTGCCTATAAAGCACCAGAACTGGTACGTCGCTTACGTGAAAGGGGCGCTGAAGTCCGCGTCGTTATGACAGAAGCGGCGAAATCCTTTGTGACTCCGCTGAGCCTGCAGGCTGTTTCTGGCTATCCGGTTTCCGACGACCTGCTTGATCCCGCAGCTGAAGCGGCAATGGGTCATATTGAGTTAGGCAAATGGGCTGATTTAGTGATTATCGCCCCCGCCACGGCGGATTTGCTGGCCCGCATGAATGCCGGTATGGCGAATGATCTGCTGACGACGGTTTGTCTGGCGACAGCCGCGCCGGTCGCGGTGCTCCCTGCGATGAATCAGCAAATGTATCGCGCTGCCGTCACGCAGGAAAATCTGCAAAGCCTGGCGGCGCGGGGCACGTTGTTGTGGGGCCCTGACAGCGGCAGTCAGGCTTGTGGCGACGTAGGTCCGGGACGCATGCTCGATCCGCTGGTGATTGTTGATATGGCAAACGCGCATTTCTCTTCACGCAAAGATCTGGCCCATCTGAACATTATGGTGACCGCAGGTCCGACCCGTGAGCCGCTGGATCCTGTCCGCTTCATCAGTAATCACAGTTCCGGCAAAATGGGTTTTTCGATTGCCAAAGCCGCCGCTGAACGCGGTGCGCAGGTTACGCTAATCGCCGGACCGGTCACCCAGCCGACACCGCCTAACGTCCGCCGGATTGATGTGGAAAGTGCGCTGGAAATGCAAAAAGCGGTGCAGCTTTCTGCGGGTTCTCAGCATATTTTTATTTCCTGCGCTGCCGTGGCTGATTACCGCGCAGAAATTATTGCTGATGAGAAAATCAAAAAGCAAGGCGATGAAATCACTGTGAAAATGGTGAAAAACCCCGACATTGTCGCGGGCGTTGCCGCCATGACAGAGAACCGGCCATACGTTGTGGGGTTTGCCGCTGAAACCCAGAATGTGGAAGAATACGCGCGGCAAAAAAGGATCCGCAAGAATCTGGATCTGATCTGCGCTAACGATGTTTCACTTGCCGGGCAGGGTTTCAACAGTGATTCCAATGCCCTGCATCTTTTTTGGCAGGACGGGGATAAAATTTTACCGCTCAGCGATAAGTCCCTGCTTGGTCAACGTTTATTAGAAGAGATTGTCAGCCGTTATGATGAAAAAAATCGACATTAA
- the dut gene encoding dUTP diphosphatase, with amino-acid sequence MMKKIDIKILDPRIGSTFPLPAYATPGSAGLDLRACLDASVELKPGETTLLPTGLAIHIGDANLAAVILPRSGLGHKHGVVLGNLVGLIDSDYQGQLMVSVWNRGQTTFIIEPGERIAQMVFVPVVQAEFNLVEDFNASERGEGGFGHSGRQ; translated from the coding sequence ATGATGAAAAAAATCGACATTAAAATTCTCGACCCGCGCATCGGTTCGACTTTCCCTTTACCGGCTTACGCGACACCAGGGTCTGCGGGTCTGGATTTACGCGCCTGTCTGGACGCGTCTGTAGAACTGAAACCGGGTGAAACTACGCTGCTGCCAACTGGTCTGGCTATCCATATTGGTGATGCTAATCTGGCGGCGGTGATTTTGCCGCGCTCCGGCCTGGGCCATAAACACGGCGTCGTGCTGGGCAATCTGGTCGGTCTTATCGACTCTGATTATCAGGGCCAGCTGATGGTGTCTGTATGGAACCGCGGTCAGACCACATTTATTATTGAACCGGGCGAGCGCATTGCTCAGATGGTATTTGTCCCTGTGGTTCAGGCAGAATTCAATCTGGTGGAAGATTTTAACGCCAGTGAACGCGGCGAAGGGGGCTTTGGCCACTCAGGTCGCCAATAA
- the rfaQ gene encoding putative lipopolysaccharide heptosyltransferase III: MPNSEAKYAAFIPRRILLVKLRHHGDMVLTTPVINRLRQHYPDAEIDVLLYKETRPILSEHPSLSHIHVIDRTWKKQGIRYQLQQEYQLLKAVRARHYDLVINLADQWRSALLSLFSGAKVRLGFDYKKRRSPVWRAGHTELVTTENHSILHTVEQNMSILSPLGIPVENAQTSMHYSESDKAFCQQLLLKHHVTGGYIVIQPTSRWTFKCWDDDKFASVIDGLADTGLTIVMTAGPDKKERDMVRKIQDLTHNPQVISVAGQLSLTQLAAMIDGAKLFIGVDSAPMHMAAALNTPCVALFGPTKMQHWRPWGNNNTTLWAGDYAPLPAPDSIDTKTQQRYLHAIPVSDVIDAARSYLHE, from the coding sequence ATGCCTAACTCAGAAGCCAAGTACGCAGCCTTTATCCCCAGACGAATTTTGCTGGTGAAACTCCGTCATCACGGAGATATGGTGCTCACAACACCAGTGATAAACAGACTGCGCCAGCATTATCCTGATGCTGAAATTGATGTGCTTCTCTATAAAGAAACCCGCCCTATTCTGAGCGAACATCCGTCGCTTTCCCATATTCATGTCATTGACAGAACTTGGAAAAAGCAAGGCATCCGCTATCAGTTACAGCAAGAATATCAGCTGCTGAAAGCCGTTCGCGCACGCCATTATGATCTGGTGATCAACCTGGCTGATCAGTGGCGCAGTGCGCTACTTTCGTTGTTTTCCGGAGCAAAAGTCCGGCTGGGTTTTGACTATAAAAAACGCCGTTCTCCGGTCTGGCGGGCTGGCCATACAGAGTTAGTGACGACTGAAAATCACAGTATTTTGCATACCGTTGAACAAAATATGTCGATTTTATCTCCGCTTGGGATCCCGGTGGAGAATGCCCAAACCTCGATGCATTATTCAGAAAGTGACAAGGCTTTTTGCCAGCAGTTGCTTCTCAAACATCATGTCACCGGCGGATACATCGTGATTCAGCCGACCTCACGCTGGACGTTCAAATGCTGGGATGATGATAAATTTGCCAGCGTCATTGATGGCCTCGCAGATACAGGGCTGACGATTGTCATGACCGCGGGTCCTGATAAAAAAGAACGGGACATGGTGCGTAAAATCCAGGATCTCACTCACAATCCTCAGGTTATTTCTGTTGCCGGGCAGTTGTCGCTGACGCAACTGGCCGCCATGATTGACGGTGCAAAACTTTTTATCGGTGTTGATTCCGCGCCGATGCACATGGCAGCGGCCCTGAATACTCCCTGCGTGGCTTTGTTCGGCCCGACAAAAATGCAGCACTGGCGCCCCTGGGGCAATAACAATACAACTCTCTGGGCCGGAGATTACGCTCCGCTGCCCGCGCCGGATTCTATCGACACAAAAACCCAACAGCGTTATTTGCATGCTATTCCGGTCAGCGATGTTATTGATGCCGCCAGGAGTTATCTGCATGAGTGA